A window of Terriglobales bacterium genomic DNA:
GCGGCCTCGATCATGTCCTGGCTTCCGGACATAACGTGAACATTCTCGTTCTCGATACCGAGGTTTACTCGAACACCGGCGGGCAGATGTCCAAGGCCACGCCGCGTGCCGCGGTGGCGAAGTTCGCCGCGGGCGGCAAGCCACGTCCGAAAAAGGACCTCGCGCTCATGGCAATGAGCTATGGCAACGTCTATGTTGCTCACGTGGCCTTCGGGGCGGGAGACATGCAAACACTGAAAGCTTTCCTTGAAGCTGAGGCCTACGACGGACCCTCGCTGATCATCGCCTACAGCCACTGCATCGCGCATGGGTACGACCTGGTGCATGGCCTCGATCAGCAGAAACTGGCGGTGCAAGCCGGACACTGGCCGCTGTTCCGCTATAACCCCAAGCTGGTCGAGCAGGGCAAGAATCCGCTGCAACTGGATTCCAAGGCTCCTTCCATTCCGCTTGAAAAATACATTTACAACGAAACGCGCTACACCATGCTTACTCACAGTCATCCGGAAGAAGCGAAGGAACTGCTGCAGGAAGCTCAGCAGGACGTGGTGAACCGCTGGAAGCTCTACGAATACTGGGCATCAATGCCCGCCAATGGCGCGGGCAAACCTACAGCTCCAGCGCCGCCGGAAAAAGCCGGGGCCGTTGCGGGCGCCAAGGGGGTGGAAAAGTGATCGACCTATCGACGAATTATCTGGAACTCAAACTCAAGAACCCGGTGGTAGCTTCCGCCTCCCCGCTGACGAAAGATGTGGCTAATTTCCGGCGGCTGGAAGATGCAGGCGCAGCGGCGATCGTCATGCATTCGCTGTTTGAAGAGCAAATCAACCTGGAAAGCAATCTGCTCGACCGCTTTCTTGCCCAGGGCACAGATGTCTCCGCCGAAGCGCTAGCCATGTTTCCCGACATGACCAGCTACAACATCGGTCCCGATGACTATCTCGAGCAGGTCGCGCGAGGCAAGGCAGCGGTGCGAATTCCGGTGATTGGCAGTCTGAACGGGGTCTCGACTGGTGGCTGGATTCGCTATGCCCGGCTGATTCAGGATGCCGGCGCCGACGCGCTCGAACTGAACATCTACTACCTTCCCACCGATCCGACGCTCGACGCGATGACAGTCGAAAATATGTACTGCGACCTGGTGGATGCCGTGAAAGACAGCGTGAGAATACCGGTGGCGGTCAAGCTGGGTCCGTACTTTAGTGCCATGGCGAACATGGCGCGCAAGCTGGATCAGGCTGGCGCTGATGCCCTGGTCCTGTTCAACCGCTTCTACCAACCCGATTTTGATCTCGAAAATCTCGAGGTCGTCCCCAGCCTGCAACTAAGCCGCTCCAACGAGCTGCGGCTCCGCCTGCACTGGGCTGCCATCCTGTTTGGCAAGATCGATGCTGACCTGGCCATCACGGGCGGGGTGCACACAGCCGAAGATGTGATCAAGTGCATGATGGCGGGAGCGCGAGTGGCAATGACGACGTCCGCTCTGCTGGAGCACGGCATCGATTACTTACGCTTCCTGATCGCCGAGGTTGGCGAATGGCTAGAGAAGCACGAGTACGAATCCATCCAGCAGATGAAGGGCAGCATGAGCC
This region includes:
- a CDS encoding dihydroorotate dehydrogenase-like protein, whose amino-acid sequence is MIDLSTNYLELKLKNPVVASASPLTKDVANFRRLEDAGAAAIVMHSLFEEQINLESNLLDRFLAQGTDVSAEALAMFPDMTSYNIGPDDYLEQVARGKAAVRIPVIGSLNGVSTGGWIRYARLIQDAGADALELNIYYLPTDPTLDAMTVENMYCDLVDAVKDSVRIPVAVKLGPYFSAMANMARKLDQAGADALVLFNRFYQPDFDLENLEVVPSLQLSRSNELRLRLHWAAILFGKIDADLAITGGVHTAEDVIKCMMAGARVAMTTSALLEHGIDYLRFLIAEVGEWLEKHEYESIQQMKGSMSHKSVRHPAAFERANYMKVLSSYTVTVR